In Streptomyces chartreusis, the following proteins share a genomic window:
- a CDS encoding PH domain-containing protein: MALFGNAHTIDSGQAQQDFARLLGHGEQVHAAYLLIRDTILFTDRRLILVDKQGITGKKVEYHSIPYRSITHFAVETAGTFDLDAELKIWVSGTPTPIEKTFTKGVDIYEVQAILTQFVAK; the protein is encoded by the coding sequence ATGGCGCTCTTCGGTAACGCGCACACCATCGACTCGGGTCAGGCGCAGCAGGACTTCGCCCGGCTGCTGGGTCACGGTGAGCAGGTGCACGCCGCGTACCTGCTGATACGCGACACCATCCTGTTCACCGACCGTCGTCTGATCCTGGTCGACAAGCAGGGCATCACCGGCAAGAAGGTGGAGTACCACTCCATCCCGTACCGCAGCATCACGCACTTCGCGGTCGAGACCGCGGGCACCTTCGACCTGGACGCCGAGCTGAAGATCTGGGTCTCGGGCACGCCGACGCCGATCGAGAAGACGTTCACCAAGGGCGTCGACATCTACGAGGTGCAGGCGATCCTTACGCAGTTCGTGGCGAAGTAG
- a CDS encoding nucleotidyl transferase AbiEii/AbiGii toxin family protein, with translation MIPLRHHLLTDVLTIGAPYPLVLAGGYAVRAHGLMPDASVEGPLEVATESPEPMDRVAAAVRTGLTERGWLVRPLEIDPLSARLLVTGVEGAEEHPVDLVKETLWQQPVATDLGPALSLDDLIGTKVRALADRGTARDLTDVHAAAAHWSFPDLEEQGRRHAWDEFDPADLQSRLEATELLDDREFTTRGLDAEAVPALRRWVRAWADDIAERLLEQEALRPPTEE, from the coding sequence ATGATCCCGCTCCGCCACCACCTGCTGACCGACGTCCTCACGATCGGCGCCCCCTACCCGCTCGTGCTGGCCGGCGGGTACGCGGTCCGGGCGCACGGCCTGATGCCGGACGCCTCGGTCGAAGGGCCGCTGGAAGTGGCCACCGAGAGCCCCGAGCCGATGGACCGGGTCGCGGCGGCGGTCCGCACGGGCCTGACGGAACGCGGCTGGCTGGTGCGCCCCCTGGAGATCGACCCGCTGTCCGCGCGCCTCCTGGTCACCGGTGTGGAGGGCGCCGAGGAACACCCGGTCGACCTGGTGAAGGAAACCCTCTGGCAGCAGCCCGTCGCGACCGACCTGGGCCCCGCCCTCTCCCTCGATGACCTCATCGGCACCAAGGTCCGCGCGCTGGCCGACCGGGGCACCGCCCGCGACCTCACCGACGTCCACGCCGCCGCGGCCCACTGGAGCTTCCCCGACCTGGAGGAGCAGGGCCGGCGCCACGCCTGGGACGAGTTCGACCCGGCCGACCTCCAGTCCCGTCTGGAGGCGACGGAACTGCTGGACGACCGGGAGTTCACCACCCGGGGCCTGGACGCGGAGGCGGTGCCGGCCCTGCGCCGCTGGGTACGGGCCTGGGCCGACGACATCGCGGAGCGCCTGCTGGAGCAGGAGGCACTTCGGCCGCCCACGGAGGAGTGA
- a CDS encoding intradiol ring-cleavage dioxygenase, with amino-acid sequence MTGNQTAEGPKHKKDLTRRKVVAAGAGAAVAVGVGGTLAAGAFAGEKSAAGTTASASGSASETCYKLTSETTEGPYYIDADKLRKDITEDQEGIPLTLRLKVIDSETCKPIRNAAVDIWHCNALGVYSGYEDMGSGGGGGGGTPPSGEPTGEPPSGEPSGGPGGGGGVHQEPTDDERYLRGTWRTDRNGTVEFRTVFPGWYQGRCVHIHTKVHVSGTWTDAGYEGGNTCHTGQFFFDEESVLASAEVAPYSTNTTTRTTLDEDTIYPDNGTEGGLLKLKYRKNGIAKGVVATITMGVAPEATHDGTDDAVQPGASASAS; translated from the coding sequence ATGACGGGAAACCAGACGGCCGAAGGGCCGAAACACAAGAAGGACCTCACGCGTCGCAAGGTCGTCGCGGCCGGCGCGGGCGCGGCGGTCGCCGTGGGCGTCGGCGGCACCCTCGCGGCGGGCGCCTTCGCGGGTGAGAAGAGCGCGGCGGGCACCACGGCCTCGGCGAGCGGCAGCGCCTCGGAGACCTGCTACAAGCTGACCTCCGAGACCACCGAGGGCCCTTACTACATCGACGCGGACAAGCTCCGCAAGGACATCACCGAGGACCAGGAGGGCATCCCGCTCACCCTCCGCCTCAAGGTGATCGACTCCGAGACCTGCAAGCCCATCAGGAACGCCGCGGTCGACATCTGGCACTGCAACGCGCTGGGCGTGTACTCGGGTTACGAGGACATGGGCAGCGGCGGTGGCGGTGGCGGCGGCACCCCGCCGTCCGGTGAGCCGACGGGCGAGCCCCCGTCCGGTGAGCCCTCGGGCGGCCCCGGCGGGGGAGGCGGTGTCCACCAGGAGCCGACGGACGACGAGCGCTATCTGCGCGGCACCTGGCGGACGGACCGCAACGGCACGGTGGAGTTCAGGACGGTCTTCCCCGGCTGGTACCAGGGCCGGTGCGTCCACATCCACACCAAGGTCCATGTGAGCGGCACCTGGACGGACGCCGGCTACGAGGGCGGCAACACCTGCCACACCGGTCAGTTCTTCTTCGACGAGGAGAGCGTGCTCGCCTCCGCGGAGGTGGCGCCGTACTCCACGAACACCACCACCCGCACCACGCTCGACGAGGACACCATCTACCCGGACAACGGGACCGAGGGCGGCCTGCTGAAGCTGAAGTACCGCAAGAACGGCATCGCGAAGGGCGTGGTCGCCACGATCACGATGGGCGTCGCCCCCGAGGCCACGCACGACGGCACGGACGACGCGGTCCAGCCGGGAGCGTCGGCGTCGGCGAGCTGA
- the aspS gene encoding aspartate--tRNA ligase — protein sequence MHRYRSHTCGELRSSDVGTDVRLSGWLHNRRDLGGILFIDLRDHYGITQLVARPGTPAYEALDKLSKESTVRIDGKVVSRGAENINSELPTGEIEVEVGEVELLGAAAPLPFTINTEDGVNEERRLEYRFLDLRRERMHKNILLRTSVISAIRHKMTALGFNEMATPILSATSPEGARDFVVPSRLNPGKFYALPQAPQQFKQLLMISGFDRYFQIAPCFRDEDARADRSPGEFYQLDVEMSFVEQEDVFQPIEQLMTELFEEFGGGRHVTSPFPRIPFREAMLKYGSDKPDLRAQLELVDITDVFEGSEFKAFAGKHVRALPVPDVSAQPRKFFDQLGDFAVTLGAKGLAWVRVAEDGSLTGPIAKFLTEENVAELTKRLSLAAGHAVFFGAGEFDEVSKIMGAVRVEAAKRAGHFEEGVFRFCWIVDFPMYEKDEETGAIDFSHNPFSMPQGGLEALETQDPLDILGWQYDIVCNGVELSSGAIRNHEPEIMLKAFEIAGYDRETVEDKFAGMLRAFRFGAPPHGGIAPGVDRIVMLLADEPNIRETIAFPLNGNAQDLMMGAPTELEEARLRELHLTVRKPQPK from the coding sequence ATGCATCGGTACAGGTCCCACACCTGCGGCGAGCTCCGCTCCTCTGACGTCGGCACCGACGTCCGGCTGAGTGGCTGGCTGCACAATCGGCGCGACCTGGGCGGCATCCTCTTCATCGATCTGCGTGATCACTACGGCATCACGCAGCTCGTGGCCCGCCCGGGCACCCCCGCGTACGAGGCCCTGGACAAGCTGTCCAAGGAGTCCACGGTCCGGATCGACGGCAAGGTCGTCTCCCGTGGCGCCGAGAACATCAACTCCGAGCTGCCCACCGGCGAGATCGAGGTCGAGGTCGGCGAGGTCGAGCTGCTCGGCGCAGCCGCCCCGCTCCCCTTCACGATCAACACCGAGGACGGGGTCAACGAGGAGCGGCGCCTGGAGTACCGCTTCCTGGACCTGCGCCGCGAGCGCATGCACAAGAACATCCTGCTGCGTACGTCGGTCATCTCGGCGATCCGCCACAAGATGACGGCGCTGGGCTTCAACGAGATGGCGACGCCGATCCTGTCCGCGACCTCCCCCGAGGGCGCCCGCGACTTCGTCGTCCCCTCCCGCCTGAACCCGGGCAAGTTCTACGCCCTGCCGCAGGCCCCCCAGCAGTTCAAGCAGCTGCTGATGATCTCCGGCTTCGACCGCTACTTCCAGATCGCGCCCTGCTTCCGCGACGAGGACGCGCGCGCCGACCGCTCGCCGGGCGAGTTCTACCAGCTCGACGTCGAGATGAGCTTCGTGGAGCAGGAGGACGTCTTCCAGCCGATCGAGCAGCTCATGACGGAGCTGTTCGAGGAGTTCGGCGGCGGCCGCCATGTCACCTCCCCCTTCCCGCGGATCCCGTTCCGCGAGGCGATGCTGAAGTACGGCTCCGACAAGCCGGACCTGCGGGCCCAGCTGGAGCTCGTCGACATCACCGACGTCTTCGAGGGCTCGGAGTTCAAGGCGTTCGCCGGCAAGCACGTGCGTGCGCTGCCGGTGCCGGACGTCTCCGCGCAGCCCCGCAAGTTCTTCGACCAGCTCGGTGACTTCGCGGTCACCCTCGGCGCGAAGGGCCTGGCCTGGGTCCGTGTCGCCGAGGACGGCTCGCTGACCGGCCCGATCGCCAAGTTCCTCACCGAGGAGAACGTCGCCGAGCTGACCAAGCGCCTGTCGCTGGCCGCCGGTCACGCCGTGTTCTTCGGCGCGGGCGAGTTCGACGAGGTCTCCAAGATCATGGGTGCGGTCCGCGTCGAGGCCGCGAAGCGTGCCGGGCACTTCGAGGAGGGCGTCTTCCGGTTCTGCTGGATCGTCGACTTCCCGATGTACGAGAAGGACGAGGAGACCGGCGCGATCGACTTCTCGCACAACCCGTTCTCCATGCCGCAGGGCGGCCTCGAGGCCCTTGAGACCCAGGACCCGCTGGACATCCTGGGCTGGCAGTACGACATCGTCTGCAACGGCGTCGAGCTGTCCTCCGGCGCGATCCGGAACCACGAGCCCGAGATCATGCTGAAGGCGTTCGAGATCGCCGGCTACGACCGCGAGACCGTCGAGGACAAGTTCGCCGGCATGCTGCGCGCCTTCCGCTTCGGCGCCCCGCCGCACGGCGGCATCGCCCCCGGCGTCGACCGCATCGTCATGCTCCTCGCGGACGAGCCCAACATCCGCGAGACCATCGCCTTCCCGCTCAACGGCAACGCCCAGGACCTGATGATGGGCGCGCCGACGGAGCTGGAGGAGGCCCGGCTCAGGGAGCTGCACCTCACGGTGCGCAAGCCGCAGCCGAAGTAG
- a CDS encoding SpoIIE family protein phosphatase, with product MRTGEPLPAVGEVLAALATGLWHWNTATGLVTVDAEAARLLGLPSERATLSQAQVRARLHPVDWNEISGVIQLAVAEGTLGEVRVRIMDDLGRVVRVGRSRFHASFDREKRSYEVTGSLQEVTEPVPGTSAGRTAVTGDWRRSREAFLLDAGRALAEARSTAEVLRVAAGLSMPGFSPDGLAVFGVTGDRLTIIGHHGHQPGDEGPFTHMALDTDYPAAEVVRTGRAVYLSSPEKYKDRYPVTWPLAAHFDRQSWAFLPLTVAGRTMGAWMAAFTYPVAFTPDERSVLTTVARMLAQALSRAEAAESARELTDGLQRSMLPKLGPEIPGMGVAARYVPTGGGLQVGGDWYDMIPLPGGTSRTEFGGGRFALVIGDVQGHDVRAAGLMGQLRIALRAYASEGHRPDAVLSRASRFLHGMTFGALDEDPSDLRFATCLYVEVDPASGLLDIARAGHPDPAIRMTDGTVLARPTAGGLPLGIDPDADYPTTRITLEPGETMLICTDGLIETGGHDLETGWKRIRSILEEHDGDLEGLADALVQAVHGPSSHHTTGPLADRREDDIAVLLLHRQGDGHADTALRTTVRRTVLSVAQAEPERVGVARQQLRELLHDWASEDQVDSAVLLLSETLTNVLVHTDADALLLAEVRGEPGDRRVRVEVTDTSDDLPHRRSPGELASSGRGLMLIELLAQAWGVDPRGEGKSIWFELYESEGAVESGGGSVEVAVALEVELP from the coding sequence ATGCGCACTGGTGAGCCCCTGCCCGCCGTGGGGGAGGTTCTGGCCGCCCTCGCGACCGGACTGTGGCACTGGAACACCGCCACGGGACTGGTCACAGTCGACGCGGAGGCGGCACGTCTGCTGGGCCTGCCCTCCGAACGGGCCACGCTCAGCCAGGCCCAGGTGCGCGCACGGCTGCACCCGGTGGACTGGAACGAGATCAGCGGCGTGATCCAGCTGGCCGTCGCCGAGGGCACGCTCGGCGAGGTGCGGGTGCGGATCATGGACGACCTGGGCCGGGTCGTCCGGGTCGGCCGCAGCCGCTTCCACGCGTCCTTCGACCGCGAGAAGCGGTCGTACGAGGTCACCGGGTCCCTCCAGGAGGTCACCGAGCCGGTGCCGGGCACCTCCGCCGGGCGTACGGCGGTCACCGGTGACTGGCGGCGCTCGCGGGAGGCGTTCCTGCTGGACGCGGGCCGGGCACTGGCCGAGGCGCGATCGACGGCCGAGGTGCTGCGGGTCGCGGCCGGTCTGTCGATGCCGGGCTTCTCACCGGACGGGCTCGCGGTCTTCGGCGTCACCGGCGACCGTCTGACGATCATCGGGCACCACGGCCATCAGCCCGGTGACGAGGGCCCCTTCACACATATGGCCCTGGACACGGACTACCCGGCCGCCGAGGTGGTCCGCACCGGCCGTGCCGTCTATCTCTCCTCGCCCGAGAAGTACAAGGACCGCTACCCGGTCACCTGGCCGCTCGCCGCGCACTTCGACCGGCAGTCCTGGGCGTTCCTGCCGCTGACCGTGGCCGGGCGCACGATGGGCGCCTGGATGGCGGCGTTCACCTATCCGGTCGCCTTCACCCCGGACGAGCGCTCCGTGCTGACGACGGTCGCCCGCATGCTCGCCCAGGCCCTCTCGCGCGCCGAGGCCGCCGAGTCCGCACGGGAGCTCACGGACGGCCTCCAGCGCTCGATGCTGCCCAAGCTGGGCCCCGAGATACCGGGCATGGGTGTCGCCGCGCGCTATGTCCCGACGGGCGGCGGCCTCCAGGTCGGCGGCGACTGGTACGACATGATCCCGCTGCCCGGGGGCACTTCCCGAACGGAGTTCGGGGGAGGCCGCTTCGCCCTCGTCATCGGCGACGTCCAGGGTCATGACGTGCGGGCGGCGGGCCTGATGGGCCAGCTGCGGATCGCGCTGCGCGCCTACGCCTCCGAGGGTCACCGCCCCGATGCCGTGCTCTCCCGGGCCTCGCGCTTCCTGCACGGGATGACGTTCGGCGCCCTCGACGAGGACCCGTCCGACCTGCGCTTCGCGACCTGCCTGTACGTCGAGGTCGATCCCGCGTCGGGCCTGCTGGACATCGCCCGCGCCGGGCACCCGGACCCGGCGATCCGGATGACCGACGGCACGGTGCTGGCGCGTCCGACGGCCGGCGGTCTGCCGCTGGGCATCGATCCGGACGCCGACTATCCGACGACCAGGATCACCCTGGAACCCGGCGAGACCATGCTGATCTGCACGGACGGGCTGATCGAGACCGGCGGCCACGACCTGGAGACCGGCTGGAAGCGCATCCGCTCGATCCTGGAGGAGCACGACGGCGACCTGGAGGGGCTCGCCGACGCCCTGGTCCAGGCCGTCCACGGCCCGTCCTCCCACCACACCACCGGCCCGCTCGCCGACCGGCGCGAGGACGACATAGCGGTACTGCTGCTGCACCGGCAGGGCGACGGACACGCCGACACCGCCCTGCGGACGACGGTCCGGCGCACCGTGCTGTCGGTCGCGCAGGCCGAGCCGGAGCGGGTCGGGGTGGCCCGGCAGCAGCTGCGGGAGCTGCTGCACGACTGGGCCTCCGAGGACCAGGTCGACTCCGCGGTCCTGCTGCTGTCGGAGACGCTGACGAACGTCCTGGTGCACACCGACGCCGACGCGCTGCTGCTGGCGGAGGTGCGGGGCGAGCCCGGCGACCGCCGGGTGCGCGTCGAGGTCACCGACACCAGCGACGACCTGCCGCACCGGCGCAGCCCCGGGGAGCTGGCCTCGTCCGGGCGGGGTCTGATGCTGATCGAGCTGCTGGCCCAGGCGTGGGGCGTCGACCCTCGCGGCGAGGGCAAGAGCATCTGGTTCGAGCTCTACGAGTCCGAGGGCGCCGTCGAGTCCGGGGGCGGCTCGGTCGAAGTCGCGGTCGCGCTCGAGGTCGAGCTGCCGTAG
- a CDS encoding AI-2E family transporter, whose translation MQAPTPLLPDPVRRLAAWCVVVLLVAGVVYVGIRLAVEFSTAVVPVLLALLGTALLGPLHRRLVKAKVNRSVAAALTCVAVVAVVGGAVYIVVAAIVDSGDEIVASLKQAGRDIADHFGAAGTSLDDVAANAQELLTKFGGTAASGFISGVSVVGETIAIGVLALLLVFFFLRDSDRAAGALRSLVPGSSGELVEAMARRAFQAVEGFMRGTTFIAFIDAVCITVGLVILDVPGAIGLGALVFVGAYIPYLGAVISGAVAVLVALADRGFVIALWVLGIVLAVQVLEGHVLTPAIQSRTVQMHPAVVMVTITAGASVAGILGMLLAVPLTAAAFGVAHELRERYGSSTSSATATSTEPPPDSTAPSDS comes from the coding sequence GTGCAGGCCCCCACCCCGCTGCTCCCCGATCCCGTACGGCGGCTCGCCGCCTGGTGTGTGGTCGTGCTGCTCGTCGCCGGAGTGGTCTACGTCGGGATCCGGCTGGCCGTGGAGTTCAGTACGGCCGTGGTGCCCGTGCTGCTCGCGCTGCTGGGGACGGCGCTGCTCGGGCCGCTGCACCGGCGGCTGGTGAAGGCCAAGGTCAACCGGTCGGTCGCCGCCGCGCTCACCTGCGTCGCCGTGGTGGCCGTAGTCGGCGGGGCCGTGTACATCGTCGTCGCCGCGATCGTGGACAGCGGCGACGAGATCGTCGCCTCGCTCAAGCAGGCGGGCCGGGACATCGCGGACCACTTCGGGGCCGCCGGCACCTCACTGGACGACGTCGCCGCCAATGCCCAGGAGCTGCTCACCAAGTTCGGCGGGACGGCCGCCTCCGGGTTCATCAGCGGGGTCAGCGTCGTGGGCGAGACCATCGCCATCGGCGTGCTCGCGCTGCTGCTGGTCTTCTTCTTCCTGCGGGACTCCGACCGGGCGGCCGGCGCCCTGCGGTCCCTCGTGCCCGGCAGCAGCGGGGAACTCGTGGAGGCCATGGCCCGGCGCGCGTTCCAGGCCGTGGAGGGGTTCATGCGGGGGACCACCTTCATCGCCTTCATCGACGCCGTCTGCATCACCGTCGGACTGGTGATCCTCGATGTGCCGGGCGCTATCGGGCTCGGCGCGCTCGTCTTCGTCGGCGCCTACATCCCCTATCTGGGCGCGGTCATCTCGGGAGCCGTCGCCGTGCTGGTCGCCCTCGCCGACCGGGGCTTCGTCATCGCGCTGTGGGTGCTGGGCATCGTGCTGGCCGTGCAGGTGCTGGAGGGGCATGTGCTGACGCCGGCGATCCAGAGCCGGACCGTGCAGATGCACCCGGCCGTCGTCATGGTGACGATCACCGCGGGCGCCTCCGTGGCCGGCATCCTCGGCATGCTGCTCGCCGTACCGCTCACCGCCGCCGCGTTCGGCGTCGCGCACGAGCTGCGGGAGCGCTACGGCAGCTCGACCTCGAGCGCGACCGCGACTTCGACCGAGCCGCCCCCGGACTCGACGGCGCCCTCGGACTCGTAG
- a CDS encoding pirin family protein: protein MPAVTVENPLTLPRVAAPAEAVARPVLTVTTAPSGFEGEGFPVRRAFAGINYRHLDPFIMMDQMGEVEYAPGEPKGTPWHPHRGFETVTYIIDGIFDHQDSNGGGGTITNGDTQWMTAGSGLLHIEAPPEALVMSGGLFHGLQLWVNLPAKDKMMAPRYQDIRGGNVQLLTSPDGGALLRVIAGELDGHQGPGITHTPISMIHATLAPGAEITLPWREDFNGLAYVLAGRGSVGAERRAIHTGQTAVFGDGGSLTVRADEKQDSNTPDLEVVLLGGQPIREPMAHYGPFVMNTKDELMQAFEDFQKGRLGTVPAVHGMSGEGPSEA, encoded by the coding sequence ATGCCTGCAGTGACCGTCGAGAACCCGCTGACGCTGCCTCGCGTCGCCGCGCCCGCGGAGGCGGTGGCCCGTCCCGTGCTCACCGTCACGACCGCGCCGAGCGGTTTCGAGGGTGAGGGCTTCCCGGTGCGCCGTGCGTTCGCCGGGATCAACTACCGCCATCTGGACCCGTTCATCATGATGGACCAGATGGGCGAGGTGGAGTACGCGCCGGGTGAGCCCAAGGGAACGCCCTGGCACCCGCACCGCGGCTTCGAGACCGTCACCTACATCATCGACGGGATCTTCGACCACCAGGACTCCAACGGCGGCGGTGGCACCATCACCAACGGCGACACCCAGTGGATGACGGCCGGCTCCGGTCTGCTGCACATCGAGGCCCCGCCGGAGGCGCTGGTCATGTCCGGCGGTCTCTTCCACGGCCTCCAGCTGTGGGTCAACCTCCCGGCCAAGGACAAGATGATGGCGCCGCGCTACCAGGACATCCGCGGCGGCAACGTCCAGCTGCTCACCTCCCCCGACGGCGGCGCGCTGCTGCGTGTCATCGCCGGTGAGCTGGACGGCCACCAGGGTCCCGGCATCACCCACACCCCGATCTCGATGATCCACGCGACCCTCGCCCCGGGCGCGGAGATCACCCTGCCGTGGCGCGAGGACTTCAACGGCCTCGCGTACGTCCTCGCGGGCCGCGGCAGCGTGGGTGCGGAGCGCCGCGCGATCCACACGGGCCAGACGGCCGTGTTCGGCGACGGCGGTTCGCTGACCGTCCGCGCCGACGAGAAGCAGGACTCGAACACGCCGGACCTGGAGGTCGTCCTCCTCGGCGGGCAGCCGATCCGTGAGCCGATGGCCCACTACGGCCCGTTCGTCATGAACACCAAGGACGAACTCATGCAGGCTTTCGAGGACTTCCAGAAGGGCCGCCTCGGCACCGTCCCGGCGGTGCACGGAATGAGCGGCGAGGGTCCCTCCGAGGCCTGA
- a CDS encoding MFS transporter has protein sequence MDVKGTRDPRRWWILLVLCLSTLVLVVDSMALTVAVPVMTGELGASAQETQWILDSYILVFAGLLLTSGSLGDRFGRRRVMLIGLLLFGAASLAATWCTNPGEVIAVRVAMGVGGALIMPSTLSILITVFDEEERGRAMAAWSSVSMLGLVGSPVLGGVLIEHFSWQSIFFINVPIVVLAVVAGLTLMPESRAPWQKPDPLGAVLSAVGMTALVWWIIELPQHGVWTAALPVALASLAGFVIWENVTKSPMVPLVLFRHRNFSGGSLSLALVQIGNGGLLLVLTQYLQFVLGYSPIKAGLAFLPLAITALVGNGAGVKLAARYGNRWVILAGMLVMVACFALLTTVSADSGFTVPAVALGLLGLGAGLAMPAAVGALMGTIPEDKAGVGSALNDTVQQAGTALGIAILGSLLSSGFADRMPEGVPEEARHSIAGAVAGGDAGLIAAAREAFTASMSTTFTVSAIGVLAAALLATLVMRDDRRGPQEAAGTPDEQPELVV, from the coding sequence ATGGACGTCAAGGGAACGCGTGATCCACGTCGCTGGTGGATCCTGCTGGTGCTCTGCCTGAGCACGCTGGTGCTGGTCGTCGACAGCATGGCGCTGACCGTCGCGGTGCCCGTGATGACCGGGGAGCTCGGGGCGAGCGCGCAGGAGACCCAGTGGATCCTGGACTCCTACATCCTGGTGTTCGCGGGGCTGCTGCTCACCTCCGGCAGCCTCGGCGACCGGTTCGGACGCCGCAGGGTGATGCTGATCGGGCTCCTGCTCTTCGGGGCGGCGTCACTGGCCGCGACCTGGTGCACGAACCCCGGCGAGGTGATCGCCGTCCGTGTCGCGATGGGGGTCGGCGGGGCGCTGATCATGCCGTCCACGCTGTCGATCCTCATCACCGTCTTCGACGAGGAGGAGCGCGGCCGGGCGATGGCGGCCTGGAGCTCGGTGTCGATGCTCGGTCTGGTCGGCAGCCCGGTGCTCGGCGGTGTCCTGATCGAGCACTTTTCCTGGCAGTCGATCTTCTTCATCAACGTGCCGATCGTGGTGCTCGCCGTCGTCGCCGGTCTGACGCTGATGCCGGAGTCCAGGGCGCCCTGGCAGAAGCCGGACCCGCTCGGCGCGGTGCTGTCGGCGGTCGGGATGACGGCCCTGGTCTGGTGGATCATCGAGCTCCCGCAGCACGGGGTGTGGACCGCCGCCCTGCCGGTGGCTCTCGCGTCGCTGGCCGGCTTCGTGATCTGGGAGAACGTCACCAAGTCCCCGATGGTCCCGCTGGTCCTCTTCAGGCACCGCAACTTCAGCGGCGGTTCGCTCTCCCTGGCGCTCGTCCAGATCGGCAACGGCGGTCTGCTGCTGGTCCTGACCCAGTACCTCCAGTTCGTGCTCGGCTACTCGCCCATCAAGGCCGGCCTCGCCTTCCTGCCGCTGGCGATCACGGCCCTCGTCGGCAACGGCGCCGGCGTCAAGCTCGCCGCCAGGTACGGCAACCGGTGGGTGATCCTCGCGGGGATGCTGGTGATGGTGGCCTGCTTCGCGCTGCTGACCACGGTCTCGGCGGACTCCGGCTTCACGGTCCCGGCGGTGGCGCTCGGTCTGCTCGGCCTCGGCGCGGGCCTGGCGATGCCGGCCGCGGTCGGCGCGCTGATGGGCACGATCCCCGAGGACAAGGCGGGCGTCGGCTCGGCCCTGAACGACACCGTCCAGCAGGCCGGCACCGCCCTGGGCATCGCGATCCTGGGCTCGCTGCTGTCGAGCGGCTTCGCGGACCGGATGCCCGAGGGCGTGCCCGAGGAGGCCAGGCACTCGATCGCCGGTGCGGTCGCCGGGGGCGACGCCGGTCTGATCGCGGCGGCCCGCGAGGCCTTCACCGCCTCGATGTCCACCACCTTCACGGTCAGCGCGATCGGCGTCCTCGCGGCGGCGCTGCTGGCGACCCTGGTCATGCGCGACGACCGCCGCGGGCCGCAGGAGGCGGCCGGCACCCCCGACGAGCAGCCCGAACTCGTCGTCTGA
- a CDS encoding TetR/AcrR family transcriptional regulator, translated as MAARTTKQSSIPSVWARPQRESDQPALSRATIVREAIVMLDAEGVEALSMRKLATRLNAGAASLYRHVATKDELMELAVDEVAAEIDVPPADSPDWRAAVAQAAHSFRTTALRHPWLSSVLGQAGLAYLGPNLMSYSERLAALFTTAGFPDPNGAIDAVLSYVIGMSTTEGAWLITVARSGETEADFIARLMPAAQQAVADHEHLAKGYAQTEEVATTDPATMRDTKFAAALDIVLDGLALRLETPGS; from the coding sequence ATGGCCGCCAGGACGACGAAGCAGAGCTCCATCCCCTCCGTGTGGGCCCGCCCGCAGCGCGAGTCCGACCAGCCCGCGCTCAGCCGGGCCACGATCGTGCGCGAGGCGATCGTCATGCTGGACGCGGAGGGCGTGGAGGCGCTGAGCATGCGCAAGCTCGCCACCAGGCTGAACGCCGGCGCGGCCTCCCTGTACCGGCATGTCGCGACCAAGGACGAGCTGATGGAGCTGGCCGTCGACGAGGTCGCCGCCGAGATCGACGTACCGCCCGCGGACAGCCCGGACTGGCGGGCGGCCGTGGCGCAGGCCGCGCACTCCTTCCGTACGACGGCACTACGGCACCCGTGGCTGTCCTCGGTCCTCGGCCAGGCGGGCCTCGCCTATCTCGGCCCCAACCTCATGTCGTACTCGGAGCGCTTGGCCGCCCTGTTCACCACTGCCGGGTTCCCGGACCCCAACGGGGCGATCGACGCCGTCCTGTCGTACGTCATCGGGATGAGCACCACCGAGGGCGCCTGGCTCATCACGGTCGCCCGCTCCGGGGAGACCGAGGCCGACTTCATCGCACGGCTGATGCCTGCGGCCCAGCAGGCGGTGGCGGACCACGAACACCTGGCCAAGGGCTACGCCCAGACGGAGGAGGTCGCCACCACGGACCCGGCGACCATGCGGGACACAAAGTTCGCGGCCGCCCTGGACATCGTCCTCGACGGCCTGGCCCTGCGCCTCGAAACGCCGGGATCCTGA